The following are encoded together in the Kribbella voronezhensis genome:
- the pknB gene encoding Stk1 family PASTA domain-containing Ser/Thr kinase: MTSQARLVGGRYEEGEPLGRGGMADVRKGIDNRLGRTVAIKRLRVDLASDSTFQARFRREAQSAASLNHPTIVSVYDTGEEPDPNGSGVTIPYIVMEYVAGKTLRDLIREGRKIMPERALEITSGVLEALDYSHRAGIVHRDIKPGNVMLTPQGQVKVMDFGIARAVADTSSTMTQTAAVIGTAQYLSPEQARGETVDARSDLYSTGCLLYELLVGRPPFVGESPVSVAYQHVREEPLPPSSFDPDIPPEVDAVVLKALTKNREHRYQSASEMRADIHRVLAGQQVTAPMAAIAETRAIQPTAVAPAAAATQAYRPASDLLPPDDGDDDVEAARARRNRGLAYFLLGLAIVAVAVGAYAIITNLGKKDNPPPVTQVAVPSVVGKPVAEATAIVEAKGLQVATTSAASTDVPKGSVARQQPGANAMVDKNSTVTLVVSAGPNTFPVPDVLGKSEQDARDALENAPGKFEVASKVNRADSDQPKDTVIKVSPDPSGQYAPGTKFTLTLSNGSSKVDVPDVTTQNQDDATNTLKGLGLAVGYLQDKSDPNAVEGTVVKQSVKAGSKVPKGTKVILSIAVAADQPSNTPSNTPTNTPTESNTPIIGGGGPGLPQQPSGGSSGER; this comes from the coding sequence ATGACATCGCAGGCACGTCTCGTCGGCGGCCGCTACGAAGAGGGCGAACCGCTGGGTCGAGGGGGCATGGCCGATGTCCGCAAGGGCATCGACAACCGGCTCGGGCGAACGGTCGCGATCAAGCGGCTCCGGGTCGATCTGGCCAGCGACTCCACCTTCCAGGCCAGATTCCGGCGCGAGGCCCAGTCGGCCGCCTCGCTGAACCACCCGACCATCGTGTCGGTCTACGACACCGGTGAGGAACCGGACCCGAACGGTTCCGGCGTCACCATCCCGTACATCGTGATGGAGTACGTGGCCGGCAAGACGCTGCGAGACCTGATCCGCGAGGGCCGCAAGATCATGCCCGAGCGCGCCCTGGAGATCACCTCCGGCGTGCTCGAGGCGCTCGACTACAGCCACCGGGCCGGCATCGTGCACCGCGACATCAAGCCCGGCAACGTGATGCTGACCCCGCAGGGTCAGGTCAAGGTGATGGACTTCGGGATCGCCCGGGCCGTCGCGGACACCTCGTCGACGATGACCCAGACCGCCGCGGTGATCGGTACGGCGCAGTACCTGTCGCCCGAGCAGGCCCGTGGTGAGACCGTCGACGCGCGCTCCGACCTCTACTCGACCGGCTGCCTGCTGTACGAACTGCTCGTCGGGCGGCCGCCGTTCGTGGGGGAGTCGCCGGTGTCGGTGGCCTACCAGCACGTCCGGGAAGAGCCGCTGCCGCCGTCCTCGTTCGACCCGGACATCCCGCCGGAGGTCGACGCGGTCGTCCTGAAGGCACTGACCAAGAACCGCGAGCACCGCTACCAGAGCGCGTCGGAGATGCGGGCCGACATCCACCGGGTGCTAGCCGGCCAGCAGGTGACCGCGCCGATGGCCGCGATCGCCGAGACCCGCGCGATCCAGCCGACCGCGGTAGCTCCGGCGGCGGCCGCCACCCAGGCGTACCGTCCGGCGAGCGACCTGCTGCCGCCGGACGACGGCGACGACGACGTCGAGGCGGCCCGGGCCCGGCGGAACCGTGGCCTGGCGTACTTCCTGCTCGGCCTGGCGATCGTGGCCGTCGCGGTCGGCGCCTACGCGATCATCACGAACCTGGGCAAGAAGGACAACCCGCCCCCGGTCACCCAGGTCGCCGTACCGAGCGTCGTCGGCAAGCCGGTGGCCGAGGCGACCGCGATCGTGGAGGCGAAGGGCCTGCAGGTGGCCACGACCTCGGCGGCCAGCACCGACGTACCGAAGGGCTCGGTGGCCAGGCAGCAGCCGGGTGCGAATGCAATGGTCGACAAGAACTCGACCGTCACCCTGGTGGTGTCCGCGGGCCCGAACACGTTCCCGGTGCCGGATGTGCTCGGCAAGTCCGAGCAGGACGCCCGGGACGCGTTGGAGAACGCTCCGGGCAAGTTCGAGGTGGCGTCCAAGGTGAACAGGGCGGACAGCGACCAGCCCAAGGACACCGTGATCAAGGTCAGCCCCGATCCCAGCGGCCAGTACGCGCCGGGCACCAAGTTCACCCTGACGCTGTCCAACGGCAGCTCGAAGGTGGACGTGCCGGACGTCACCACGCAGAACCAGGACGACGCCACCAACACCCTCAAGGGTCTCGGCCTGGCCGTCGGTTACCTGCAGGACAAGTCGGACCCGAACGCGGTCGAGGGCACGGTCGTCAAGCAGAGCGTGAAGGCCGGCTCGAAGGTGCCCAAGGGCACGAAGGTGATCCTGTCGATCGCGGTCGCGGCGGACCAGCCGTCGAACACCCCGAGCAACACGCCGACCAACACGCCGACGGAGTCCAACACGCCGATCATCGGCGGCGGCGGACCGGGTCTGCCGCAGCAGCCGAGTGGCGGCAGCAGCGGCGAGCGCTGA
- a CDS encoding aminodeoxychorismate/anthranilate synthase component II: protein MPRILVVDNYDSFVYNLVQYLQQLQADTTVLRNDEVTPDQVTAYDGVLLSPGPGTPEEAGACVDIVREAGGEVPIFGVCLGLQAIGVAYGGVVGRADELLHGKTSQVFHEGAGVLAGLPSPFTATRYHSLAIAQDSVPDELQVTARTEAGVIMAARHRDLPVEGVQFHPESVLTEGGHRMLANWLAICGDSGAVARSAGMAPVVS, encoded by the coding sequence ATGCCGCGCATCCTTGTCGTCGACAACTACGACTCCTTCGTCTACAACTTGGTGCAGTACCTGCAGCAGTTGCAGGCCGACACCACAGTGCTGCGCAACGACGAGGTCACCCCTGACCAGGTCACGGCGTACGACGGCGTCCTGCTGTCGCCCGGACCAGGGACGCCGGAGGAAGCCGGCGCGTGCGTCGACATCGTCCGGGAGGCGGGTGGCGAGGTCCCGATCTTCGGGGTCTGCCTCGGCCTGCAGGCGATCGGCGTCGCGTACGGCGGTGTCGTCGGCCGCGCCGACGAGTTGCTGCACGGCAAGACCAGCCAGGTGTTCCACGAGGGCGCCGGCGTGCTCGCCGGGCTGCCGTCGCCGTTCACCGCCACCAGGTACCACTCCCTCGCGATCGCGCAGGACAGCGTGCCCGACGAACTGCAGGTGACGGCGCGGACCGAGGCCGGCGTGATCATGGCCGCGCGGCACCGGGACCTGCCGGTCGAAGGCGTCCAGTTCCACCCGGAGTCGGTGCTCACCGAAGGCGGCCACCGGATGCTGGCCAACTGGCTCGCGATCTGCGGCGACTCCGGCGCGGTCGCCCGCTCGGCCGGGATGGCTCCCGTCGTCAGCTGA